The following are encoded in a window of Bos indicus isolate NIAB-ARS_2022 breed Sahiwal x Tharparkar chromosome 7, NIAB-ARS_B.indTharparkar_mat_pri_1.0, whole genome shotgun sequence genomic DNA:
- the IL12RB1 gene encoding interleukin-12 receptor subunit beta-1 isoform X1, with the protein MGQWGFRLVALLLLLRHRQGAEACSTVGCCFQNPPYPDADSGSASGPRAPSCYRVFSSAGYECSWEYEGPAAGVSHFLRCCLQSGRCCYFATGSATKLQFSDQDGISVLHNVTLWVESRAANRTEKSPNVTLNLYSSVKYDPPPENIKVSKSAGKLRMEWETPARQDGAQVQFRHRTPGSPWKLGDCGHQDDAGFESCLCPLEMDMAQEFQLRRRLGPGVPRGPWSSWSSPVCIPPETPPQAEVRFSVEQLRPDGRRQVTLHEQLPQLELPEGCLGPDSGMEVTYHIHLHMLSCPCKTRAKRTLRLKKKLVLSSAAYDLAVVSRNRFGLGPNKTWHIPACIHSEPGLLNISAGANGTTIRWPARAQGMRYCIEWQLQGQEENLAACIVTAPQDPDAAGTATHSWSQESGALEQKACYRITIFASAHPEKPTSWSTVLSTYHFGGNASEAGSPQHVSVRKLSQDSVSVDWTPSLLSTCPGVLKEYVVCCQEEDSNQVSELHVKPTETQVTLQGLRAGTAYKVQVRADTAKRRGAWSQPLRFTIEVQVSELSDLSIFLASLGSFVSILLLGIFGYLGLNRAVRHLCPPLPTPGASTAIKFSGSQGKQVWQWTSPADFPEEVSPQEALMVNISWEKGEGADMGTLGTLKEKTELPLHAPKPALDLKDRKQMQGCPEAGAPGPGWQDGLVEDSLAQAARSPLLILGGLGWTPRFGSQGETGASASSYREA; encoded by the exons ATGGGGCAATGGGGGTTCAGGCTGGttgccctccttctcctcttgcgcCACAGACAGGGCG CTGAAGCCTGCAGTACCGTCGGATGCTGTTTTCAGAACCCACCATACCCAGATGCAGACTCAG GCTCAGCTTCAGGCCCCAGGGCCCCAAGCTGCTACCGGGTGTTCAGCAGCGCTGGTTATGAATGTTCCTGGGAGTACGAGGGCCCTGCAGCTGGAGTCAGCCACTTCCTCAGATGCTG CCTCCAGTCTGGCCGCTGTTGCTACTTTGCCACAGGCTCGGCCACCAAGCTGCAGTTCTCCGACCAGGATGGCATATCCGTGCTCCACAATGTCACTCTCTGGGTGGAATCCCGGGCCGCCAACCGGACAGAGAAGTCCCCCAACGTTACCCTGAACCTCTACAGCTCAG TTAAATACGACCCTCCCCCAGAAAACATCAAGGTGTCCAAGTCAGCAGGGAAGCTGCGTATGGAATGGGAGACCCCAGCCCGCCAGGATGGTGCCCAGGTACAGTTCCGGCACCGCACACCTGGCAGCCCGTGGAAGCTG GGTGACTGTGGACATCAGGATGATGCTGGCTTCG AGTCATGCCTCTGCCCCTTGGAGATGGACATGGCCCAGGAATTCCAGCTGCGGCGGCGTCTGGGGCCAGGGGTCCCCAGAGGTCCCTGGAGCAGTTGGAGCAGCCCTGTGTGCATCCCCCCTG AAACCCCTCCACAGGCTGAGGTGAGGTTCTCAGTAGAGCAGCTTCGCCCAGATGGGAGGAGGCAGGTGACCCTGCATGAGCAG CTGCCCCAACTGGAGCTTCCGGAAGGCTGCCTTGGGCCTGACTCTGGGATGGAGGTGACCTACCACATCCATCTGCACATGCTGTCCTGCCCATGTAAGACCAGGGCCAAGAGGACTCTGCGCCTGAAGAAAAAGCTTGTCCTCTCGAGTGCTGCCTATGATCTGGCCGTCGTTTCCCGGAATCGCTTTGGCCTCGGCCCCAATAAGACATGGCACATTCCTGCCTGCATCCACTCAG AACCAGGGCTTCTGAATATCAGTGCCGGAGCCAACGGGACTACCATACGGTGGCCAGCCCGGGCCCAGGGAATGAGGTACTGCATTGAGTGGCAGCTCCAGGGCCAGGAGGAGAACCTTGCCGCCTGCATCGTGACGGCCCCCCAGGACCCGGACGCTGCTGGGACGG CAACTCACAGCTGGAGCCAAGAATCTGGGGCATTGGAACAGAAGGCATGTTACCGCATCACCATCTTTGCCTCTGCACACCCAGAGAAGCCAACCTCATGGTCTACGGTCTTGTCCACCTACCATTTTGGAGGCAATG CCTCAGAGGCCGGAAGCCCACAGCACGTGTCGGTGAGGAAACTCAGCCAGGATTCGGTGTCTGTGGACTGGACACCATCTCTGCTGAGCACCTGCCCTGGCGTCCTGAAGGAGTATGTTGTGTGCTGCCAGGAGGAGGACAGCAACCAAGTATCTG AGCTGCACGTGAAGCCCACAGAGACCCAGGTCACCCTCCAAGGCCTGCGGGCTGGCACAGCTTACAAGGTGCAGGTTCGCGCAGATACAGCCAAGCGGAGGGGCGCCTGGAGCCAGCCCCTGCGTTTCACCATCG AAGTCCAGGTTTCTGAGTTGTCCGACTTGTCCATCTTCCTCGCATCTTTGGGGAGTTTCGTGAGcatccttctcctgggaatctttgGGTACCTCGGCTTGAACAG GGCTGTAAGGCACCTGTGCCCACCCCTGCCCACACCTGGTGCCAGCACTGCCATCAAGTTCTCTGGCAGCCAGGGGAAGCAG GTTTGGCAGTGGACCAGCCCAGCAGACTTCCCGGAGGAGGTGTCTCCACAAGAGGCCCTGATGGTGAATATATCCTGGGAAAAAGGCGAGGGAGCTGACATGGGCACACTTGGGACTCTCAAGGAGAAGACGGAGCTGCCTCTGCATGCCCCTAAGCCAGCCCTGGACTTGAAGGACAGGAAGCAGATGCAAGGATGCCCTGAGGCTGGGGCTCCGGGGCCTGGCTGGCAGGACGGTCTGGTGGAGGACAGCCTTGCCCAGGCGGCTAGGTCCCCACTGCTGATCCTGGGGGGCCTAGGGTGGACCCCCAGGTTCGGTTCCCAGGGAGAAACAGGAGCGTCTGCCTCCTcctacagagaagcctga
- the IL12RB1 gene encoding interleukin-12 receptor subunit beta-1 isoform X2 — MFLGVRGPCSWSQPLPQMLVRTLPFAPQRLPLLSGSVPLPGPWLGLRVVGAQHSLQSGRCCYFATGSATKLQFSDQDGISVLHNVTLWVESRAANRTEKSPNVTLNLYSSVKYDPPPENIKVSKSAGKLRMEWETPARQDGAQVQFRHRTPGSPWKLGDCGHQDDAGFESCLCPLEMDMAQEFQLRRRLGPGVPRGPWSSWSSPVCIPPETPPQAEVRFSVEQLRPDGRRQVTLHEQLPQLELPEGCLGPDSGMEVTYHIHLHMLSCPCKTRAKRTLRLKKKLVLSSAAYDLAVVSRNRFGLGPNKTWHIPACIHSEPGLLNISAGANGTTIRWPARAQGMRYCIEWQLQGQEENLAACIVTAPQDPDAAGTATHSWSQESGALEQKACYRITIFASAHPEKPTSWSTVLSTYHFGGNASEAGSPQHVSVRKLSQDSVSVDWTPSLLSTCPGVLKEYVVCCQEEDSNQVSELHVKPTETQVTLQGLRAGTAYKVQVRADTAKRRGAWSQPLRFTIEVQVSELSDLSIFLASLGSFVSILLLGIFGYLGLNRAVRHLCPPLPTPGASTAIKFSGSQGKQVWQWTSPADFPEEVSPQEALMVNISWEKGEGADMGTLGTLKEKTELPLHAPKPALDLKDRKQMQGCPEAGAPGPGWQDGLVEDSLAQAARSPLLILGGLGWTPRFGSQGETGASASSYREA; from the exons ATGTTCCTGGGAGTACGAGGGCCCTGCAGCTGGAGTCAGCCACTTCCTCAGATGCTGGTGAGGACCCTACCCTTTGCTCCGCAACGGCTGCCTCTGCTCTCGGGGTCTGTGCCCCTTCCTGGGCCTTGGCTGGGGCTCCGTGTTGTGGGCGCTCAGCACAG CCTCCAGTCTGGCCGCTGTTGCTACTTTGCCACAGGCTCGGCCACCAAGCTGCAGTTCTCCGACCAGGATGGCATATCCGTGCTCCACAATGTCACTCTCTGGGTGGAATCCCGGGCCGCCAACCGGACAGAGAAGTCCCCCAACGTTACCCTGAACCTCTACAGCTCAG TTAAATACGACCCTCCCCCAGAAAACATCAAGGTGTCCAAGTCAGCAGGGAAGCTGCGTATGGAATGGGAGACCCCAGCCCGCCAGGATGGTGCCCAGGTACAGTTCCGGCACCGCACACCTGGCAGCCCGTGGAAGCTG GGTGACTGTGGACATCAGGATGATGCTGGCTTCG AGTCATGCCTCTGCCCCTTGGAGATGGACATGGCCCAGGAATTCCAGCTGCGGCGGCGTCTGGGGCCAGGGGTCCCCAGAGGTCCCTGGAGCAGTTGGAGCAGCCCTGTGTGCATCCCCCCTG AAACCCCTCCACAGGCTGAGGTGAGGTTCTCAGTAGAGCAGCTTCGCCCAGATGGGAGGAGGCAGGTGACCCTGCATGAGCAG CTGCCCCAACTGGAGCTTCCGGAAGGCTGCCTTGGGCCTGACTCTGGGATGGAGGTGACCTACCACATCCATCTGCACATGCTGTCCTGCCCATGTAAGACCAGGGCCAAGAGGACTCTGCGCCTGAAGAAAAAGCTTGTCCTCTCGAGTGCTGCCTATGATCTGGCCGTCGTTTCCCGGAATCGCTTTGGCCTCGGCCCCAATAAGACATGGCACATTCCTGCCTGCATCCACTCAG AACCAGGGCTTCTGAATATCAGTGCCGGAGCCAACGGGACTACCATACGGTGGCCAGCCCGGGCCCAGGGAATGAGGTACTGCATTGAGTGGCAGCTCCAGGGCCAGGAGGAGAACCTTGCCGCCTGCATCGTGACGGCCCCCCAGGACCCGGACGCTGCTGGGACGG CAACTCACAGCTGGAGCCAAGAATCTGGGGCATTGGAACAGAAGGCATGTTACCGCATCACCATCTTTGCCTCTGCACACCCAGAGAAGCCAACCTCATGGTCTACGGTCTTGTCCACCTACCATTTTGGAGGCAATG CCTCAGAGGCCGGAAGCCCACAGCACGTGTCGGTGAGGAAACTCAGCCAGGATTCGGTGTCTGTGGACTGGACACCATCTCTGCTGAGCACCTGCCCTGGCGTCCTGAAGGAGTATGTTGTGTGCTGCCAGGAGGAGGACAGCAACCAAGTATCTG AGCTGCACGTGAAGCCCACAGAGACCCAGGTCACCCTCCAAGGCCTGCGGGCTGGCACAGCTTACAAGGTGCAGGTTCGCGCAGATACAGCCAAGCGGAGGGGCGCCTGGAGCCAGCCCCTGCGTTTCACCATCG AAGTCCAGGTTTCTGAGTTGTCCGACTTGTCCATCTTCCTCGCATCTTTGGGGAGTTTCGTGAGcatccttctcctgggaatctttgGGTACCTCGGCTTGAACAG GGCTGTAAGGCACCTGTGCCCACCCCTGCCCACACCTGGTGCCAGCACTGCCATCAAGTTCTCTGGCAGCCAGGGGAAGCAG GTTTGGCAGTGGACCAGCCCAGCAGACTTCCCGGAGGAGGTGTCTCCACAAGAGGCCCTGATGGTGAATATATCCTGGGAAAAAGGCGAGGGAGCTGACATGGGCACACTTGGGACTCTCAAGGAGAAGACGGAGCTGCCTCTGCATGCCCCTAAGCCAGCCCTGGACTTGAAGGACAGGAAGCAGATGCAAGGATGCCCTGAGGCTGGGGCTCCGGGGCCTGGCTGGCAGGACGGTCTGGTGGAGGACAGCCTTGCCCAGGCGGCTAGGTCCCCACTGCTGATCCTGGGGGGCCTAGGGTGGACCCCCAGGTTCGGTTCCCAGGGAGAAACAGGAGCGTCTGCCTCCTcctacagagaagcctga